The DNA window ATTGTCAAACATGGCCGCGATCGatcatccagccctcttaaattCTGCCAACAATCGATTACAGAGCAAGAATCGAGTGGGAGGGTATTGTTTCCATATATtccctttacatgtatgtcaGGGGCGAATCAAGCAGATTGCATGTAGAGCTATTAGACATATTTCTTAATAACTACACAATTTGTCGGTGGGTCTAAGCCTTATGATTAGCATCGTTAATTTTTGTATCTGCAGCTATTTCAAATTCTGACAAGAAACTTGCATTCATAAAGGGAtgtttaggtaaaaaaaaaaaccactttgcTGACAAACTTGTGAGGaaaatatgcaataaaaattcatatttatttattacaataaacatgtttttgaattttataaaactaCTCCATGTACATTGTAGTATGTTATGTTGCCGGAAAAAAGTCTGATATTTTGTAACTTTGACGTCATTTGATATTCATGGacacataaattatatatagtaTTTATATAGTTATAGACTATTCTATAAATCTTTTAGCAGAACTAACTACATGTAAAGTGATTCCTTAAATAAACTGCATTTATTTAACTGTAAATAGTTTGCTAATTTCTGCATTGTAAAGATTCTAATGCAAGACTTTTACTTTTTGGTTGAATTTGTTAATAAATGCAAGCAGGGAACATAAATTTTTAATCAGCGGTGTCTTGAGTTTGATACTATAATAAGCACATGTACAAATATAATAAATGCAAATTGTGTTTGTTTTCGACGCTCGAATATTGTTCGCAACGAAATGTCAATATATCGCGGAGAATGGGAAAGAATTATAAATGTAGTTTAATCATTTGCAAGGCATGCTGTCTTCTGTCCATTAAGTCctctatgaaaaaaatcatgatttgaatCAGAAACTCtgaatggagagagagagagagagagagagagagagagagagagagagagagagagagagagagagaaagagattgcactttaattttaatttcaaggtGAAAAACCTATTTTACGCACTGTTCTGATCGTCTAAGGAGTCAGAAAAACTCTATAGACTGGTAGGCGTTTAATAGAAACGTGGATACCATGCTATTCAAACTATtcatattgagattttttatattttttggacGTACAATTTATTTGCTTGTCAGAGGTTAAGTTTTAACAATGAACAAGTATGTTCGCAGATCAACTATCTTTGAAGTTTTAGAAGTAAGAGAATAttccaattttaatatttaaaagatcAATAGTAgtaataacaaacaaataaagaaattccgacatcaaaaatatatatatacatgtagatatgtatataaaaatgttttatataaaattgttatCTTTACCGCATTCAGAACTCGTTGTCAGTTTGTTGCTAACTGTAACCACAAACCTCCCACAAACACTTATATGTAGTTGTATACTTATTGTACAGGGTGTGGCTTGTCGGCCAATACAATCTGTcgctttatttgctcaataggCGGTTTTAAAGGTGAAAATTTAAGCTTGTTGACGATGTTCTTGCCGGTCAGCAATTTATAGTCGGTTGTTCTGAAGACATCAAAAAACATAGCAAATGGAAGAAAGCGTCTCCTGAAGGAAATATATAGCCTTGATACTCAAATTATTTCTTTGAACGACTCTTGCTTGTATAGTCCTGTTCAATGCATATTTCTCTCTGCACGCATGCGTGTGCGTGTATCTGTGCATCCATTGGGATCATTGCAGTCATAACTAAAAACTGACTTAATATGTCTAAAAGATTCTGCAAACAATTTTGAGCCCTCTGAATTGTTTGACAAGCTAAGTGAATTACTTCAGGGGTTCTGGTTGTTGTTTACCGATCATTGATTGAATAGGTAAACATTGTTAGGAGTATCGGCGAAAATTTGTGAATTCTACgttctttaaaactgcttgaTCCGAAGGTAGACAGCATGCTCTTTTCACTTAGATTACTGCATTTTAGGTCACTTGGACCCGTGGCAATGTTTGTTATTGAGGACTTAACTCCTTATGGCAACGCTATCACGGGCTTCTCTAATGATTCTCTTATTGTGGAGACCACATTGACAGTCAACGATTCGTAAAGTATAGAATGTGCACTCCTTCAAAATAGCAAATACGTCAAATTGCTGCAACACAAAAAGAATAGAAAGCTTGGATTATTTTGGATGAATTTGCTTCtatagaaaacaattttaaaaggcTATTGATCAGGGGGCATCCAAATAATGAGTATGTATTCAGGGAATTGAATTCTTATATAATGCAAAtgcaaaaatcattttttccatCGGGATGAAATTAAACGCATTGAACCCAGGTATGCTTGGCGACGTTACGTAAATGTgtctaaaatcaataaattccccccccccccccccaaaaaaaaaaaattcatcggGTTTTACAAATTTAGAGCTTTGATATTTACATAGAAACCCAAATTCCATCAaagtaagaaataaaaaaataatttaaagaaatttcattgattattataaaatgtttcaagTTCTTGAATGCATGGTATTGTTGATGTTAGCAACAAGATGGACCTCTTAATGCGTGAACTAATCTCAACGTATTGAATTTTTACGTCAATGGAATGATATGACAGCGCTTATAATATCACTATTCATACAAATTTACAACATTTAGATACAATGCTCAATACAAAGGGGGCAATATATCCATTAACATCAAATTGTGAAGAATgcacaggagagagagagagagagagagagagagagagagagagagagagagagagagagagagagagagactatcCATATGTTAAGCAGGGCTACTATTATTATCTATCGGTCTATTTACCAATCAGCTGATTCGTTCATGTTTATATCAATTATCTATTAACTGATTTGTCTATAGAATCATCCGTGCTTCCATCAATTGATTTGTTTACAACTATCTATCGACTGAATCGTCCATGCTTACATCAATAGATTTGTCTACAACTATCCATCGACTGAATCATCCATGCTTACATCAATAGATTTGTCTACAACTATCCATCGACTGAATCATCCATGCTTACATCGATTGATTTGTTTACAATTATCTATCAACAGTAGTATTTATGCTGACATCGATTGTTTTGTCTTTAGAATTATTCATGCTGACATCGATTGTTTTGTCTATAGAATCATTCATGTATAGATCGATTGTTTTGTCTATAGAATCATTTATGCAAAGAtcgattgttttgtttatagaaTCATTCATGCTGACATCGATTGTTTTGTCTACATTTAGAATCATTTATGCTTAGATCGTTTGGACTGTCTATAGAATCATTCATACTGACATCGACTGTTTTGTCTATAGAATCATTCATGCATATATCAATTGGTTTGTCTAAAGAATCATTCATGCATAGATCGATTGGTTTGTCTATAGAATCATTCATGCTCACTTTGACTGGTCTGTCTATAGAATCATTCATGCTCACTTTGACTGGTTTGTCTATAGAATCATTCATGCTCACTTTGACTGGTCTGTCTATAGAATCATTCATGCTCACTTTGACTGGTTTGTCTATAGAATCATTCATGCATATATCAATTGGTTTGTCTATAGAATCATTCATGCTTACTTTGACTGGTTTGTCTATAGAATCATTCATGCTCACTTTGACTGGTTTGTCTATAGAATCGTTCATGCTCACTTTGATTGGTTTGTCTATAGAATAATTCATGCTGACTTTGACTGGTTTGTCTATAGAATCATTCATGCATATATCATTTGGTTTGTCTATAGAATCATTCATGCTTACTTTGACTGGTCTGACTTTGACTGGTCTGTCTATAGAATCATTCATGCTGACTTTGACTGGTTTGTCTATAGAATCATTCATGCTGACTTTGACTGGTTTGTCTATAGAATCAATCATGCTGACTTTGACTGGTTTGTCTATAGAATCATTCATGCTGACTTTGACTGGTTTGTCTATAGAATCATTCATGCTGACTTTGACTGGTTTGTCTATAGAATCATTCATGCTGACTTTGACTGGTTCGTCTATAGAATCATTCATGCTGACTTTGACTGGTTTGTCTATAGAATCATTCATGCTGATTTTGACTGGTTTGTCTATACCTACCCATCGACTGACTAAAGCACGCTGTCATCTTTTCATCGTTTAAGcaagtttattttaatttattgaatgttttatctATCGATTAATTGGTCTACTCTTCGATTGATGGATTATTTCTTTAACAGATTTATTTACTCATCTCAAGTGTGACAAAGCGGAACATGCATGGAACTCAGCGCTCACCTAAAAGTTTATATATGCTGTAGTAAACCGGATATAACTTGCATGcactttacaaaatatttgtgaagTTGTGATACATAGGACACTGACAAACATTAATGGacatcaatacatgtactacttttcTTAATTAAGTCTTAACCGAAGTGTATGTCCTATTGATGGTATCACGGTGAACCAATCATTACAGATTTTTAATTACGGAGACTTAGTGGTCAACAAATTGAAATTCAGATCTTCCTTGAAATTTTAGATATGAAGTTATTTACCATAAGCtatcatttaataaatgaaaaatccaTGTATTTTAGCACTgccttttcaatattttgctattttttaaatatattttcaaggaAATTATTGTATAGTGTgaaaaatggccatgaccacCAAACCCTCTTTATATGGTAAACACCAATATCTCCCAATTAACGCAATCACATTTACGTTTGTTAAAACGTGCATACGTACAAATGATTGTATAAAGGCAGAGTTGAAATTCtcatatatttatttgacaCGGTGAACACTATTGAAGTAGGACGAATTCTTTTGACTCATTCACATAGACGTTTACACAGGGTACGGATTAATGAAGACGAAGTTATAAATCTCTTATCTAAGAATTAGAAAAACGTGTAGTCTAAATATATAccaacaaaattgaattaagtttATGGAggtatctatatacatgtattcatttgaaacgcacatttgattgaaaaaggggtgttttgaatttgtaaaaTAGGTTATACAGAAGAAACCgacataaattctgaaaaaccTTTCACACATACATACATGGTTGACATGGATATTGATTTCAAACTTGCTAGTTAATTCACCATGCAACATAAAGCCAATCTAATGTCTTAACTATTACGGATCGCTGAAATCATAGAAAACTTGCAAGCCGTTTTCTGTGATGTTTAAAGGCATTCAATACGGTCGCGATGcgttatttgtaaaatatgcaaATGAAGGTAGCTATGCGTTAAAACCACCCTTTCTCCGATTTTATAGGGCCGGTGTCCTGGGCGTAATGTTTATAACGTGAACTGACTGCTCTTCTTGAAACTGGTTTCTTGAGTAGCAAACAAACTTATCTGTTGGTAGCAACCgtaatttatataaattatcatGCCCGGGCACAAATATCGACCACATCCCCTGTTGAAGAGACAGATCAAGCATCAGGGTGAAAAATATatctacaaatatcataaaatctaCGACacataaataatcaaatatgGGGGTAGTGGACGGCTTTAAATCGGCGAGCATATTCGGAAAGATAGCTTTCATATTGCTTGCAGTCGCTAGTTTTTGCATTATCATTGCGTTCACTTGTACTGGATGGGGAGAAAGTAACGAGAACGCTGGTGGTGGGTTCCAAATGCACTGGGGACTGTGGAGAAGATGTACCGAAGAGGAAACTAGCACTTCACCATGTAGTCCACTTGATGGATGGGCAAACGGTAAGTCATTAAATCTGttctttttgttgtttttttccaatgcctttttttgcttttttaaaaatacaatccTTTTTCAGGACTTTTATGTAAATCTCAAATTGCattttctacaaaatattttttgttaattttttaatgattattagATTTAAGGTTAAGgttttcttacttttttttttaacaaaaagtaaattcataaaaaaaatacaaagtttaACCATTGCTGTTCAAACATCGGATTTTATATctgttaacaattaaaaaaaagaaaagatatttAACGCTAAATTATCAATTGAACTATAGATAAACTTATATATATCTCGGCTATAGTTACATTGTAGAAATTCCAAAAGGACATATATGTACTTAATTTTCTAAGGTTATTACTTGAAATGATGCCAACGGTGTTTTTATTGAGCATGTTCACAGCATGCGATGTTTTGACATCACTTTTACACAGAGTTAATCAAGAaatcaataataataatgtttCGGACATTAACCCATCTCCTGGTAAACAACAGTAACGAAAGAAAGAGCctgatttgcaattttaattaaaacgtGTTTGGGTCAAAAAAGTCCTGCTGTCAACCAATTCTGATAACCGGTCCATccatttcatgatttggaaaaTGAAATTACAACCTCCCCCgttttcaaaactaaaaaaaaccccaaattttttatttgatactaatttaattgcaaaagtaattttgttgtttttttcagaTTGGTGGGCATTTGCTCAAGCCGCCAGTTGCTTCGGTTTCTTTGGAATACTGGTTTCATTTTTCCTAGTTATCTTATACCTGTTTGTGGATTCATGCAAGGGCAATGGAGAGGTAGCCACTGGTGCAGCAATCCTCTGCCTAGTAACAGGTAATCTCATGACCAAGACTACACGGAGTATGGTTATACTAACACTACCCTCCCGCCCCGAACCCCTCCTCCCTCCTCCTCCCTACAGACACACAAATTGCTAATCTCAGTAATTGACACAGACCGTTTGTAGCATTTCCAGATTTAAATCTAACGAAAGTCTTTATGATTGTCAGTTACTTTAAATTCATGTTTGCCTATAATAGTAATATCGTTATCTTGTACAAAGCTTTAAATTCTATTCGTTGATTCAGCCACAGGTATAGCTTTTGTGACAATATTAAGAAGCTAAATGGCCGTGCCCATTTTTAGCTCTTTGATATGAAGAGCTTTGtatattctttaatatttggattttttctcaACTGAAAATAGTTTATGgcaaaaggcaaaaaaaaaaaaaatcgaagacACGATGAGTAATTTTTTAACCATCCAGCCTCCTCTATGTGACATAGTGCACAACCTGTCAGAAGTCACGGTATTGGCAGTGAATGGTTAAAGATTTCGAAGCTTACGGAAATAGATGATTATTTTCACCCAAATCACTCGACCATGTCTCACACAAGTGAATATAGGCTTAAGCGTCTGATGCGCGTGAACAGTGGCGGAAACTTGTGttaattagtttttattgtTATGAAAAATAGCTTTGGTGACAAAGTTAAAACAGGGGCAGATCGATAATTTTCTCCCCTGGGTTGATTCAGAAAATGTCCTTGTTTCCATGGGGATGGAAATGGCGATGGGAGGGGGTCTAATTTATATGTTTGGTACGTGTATTTTATTGTGGtttaattagaaccattttaacaagaccttggattTTCGGTAGAACGTAACTGTCTTTTTCTTgtatcaaaacaagttaaaaatgacctGGTTTTGGGTGAAATATGAATACTAGAATAGATTActtagtcttagctcaaaagtctgacaaattttgttgatttcaaagatccGTCGCTGAGTatccagcaatgaaatagacaaatAGACATGCCTACGCCACAATGCTGTTttacacaactacccaaagtccaagctcttgttaaaatggttctaatgttGAAGAATTCGTTGACGACCCGATCCATTAAGGCAAATGCTTATCGAAGTGTGTCAACAGATCTTATTATAAGTCCATTGTCAACGAAAGTGTGTCACTGTGAAAATGTGACACTTGTGAAATTGCCATATTTATTCTATGAAAAGTTAAGTTGTATTTGTATCAACAAAAAACTATTGCCAAGAAATATAGACCCTTTCacggtaactgcggtactgctcttttgcatggcaaaattacataatttggtgaaatatgacgtaacgtcaattgtttcatttaattcatttttcgGCGAAGTATATAAATTTGCCCTGCATGAGAGCAGTACCACAGTTATAGTGAAAGGGTCTATTGATGAAACAAAAGTTAATGATTTGAATAGCTCTGAAACCCACGCTTGTAACCATGGGCCTGTGTTGTTACTTTTGGATTTTGACTACCGAACAACGCTAAGCCACATAATCAATTCGATGTAGATATTTAGATAGACAATCACAGTATACACATTGCTATTCgaaattattcaaaaattgtttaaatgcttACAATTTGAATCTCTGCGCATGAAAGGATAAAAAGCCCATTATCCCTTGACAACGAAACTTCATGACGTCAGACCGATCTAAATTGTGTTCatggttttattaatttttcttttccgATCATTTTGATCTAGATGAACCAATAATTTCTGTAACACGCTATAACGCACTTTCATTCtgtcttgtaaaaaaaaaaagcgattCATGCAGTGACACACACAAACTTCAATCTTTGGCTTCGCTAAATataaaacatcaaagacaaagTTTGATCGTATATAGTGTAAATATGGTTGTGATAATTACCTGCCCATATCAATATTTGATACCTTGTTTACCTTTTTTTTGGTTATATTCTCAGGTGTGATTCAACTCATCGGTTGCATCGTGTTTGGCGTGGAGTTTGATGATGTGTACTATGATAGAACTGTCGGAGGGGTTAGGTTGGAATACTGGCTATCATATGCCTTTGGCATGGCTATTGTTGCCGCTCTTCTAGAAATTGTTGCCGGAGTTCTTTTAATTTTGGAATGTAAGAAAGGAGGGGGCACCTCCGCCTCTGGATAGATAAACAATTGATTATAagtttttttaccaattaaaatttgacaaaactgacaaaaaaaaaagagaggaaaatccataaaacgaagaAAGACTCTAGTCTTTTGAAATGATAAGCTTGCTGAAACACAATTTGCCTTCATAGTTACTTTTacataattaatacatgtagatttttttttacagtattgcaaataatttatttttgtatttattattattatttattattgtgtttaatttgtCGATCTGTATAAAACAAGTTCAAATATTGACTTACGACTTTTTTTTGTTCTATCAAAAGGCCCAAGAGCCtaaacggtcacctgagtatgATGCAACCCTGTTATGCCTTCAAAGAATGGCAAGGCAACTTTATTTAGTAATTCTATGATAATGCAAAATAAACTATATTGCAAATAAGCTGGAAGATTAGAAATCtagaaaataaattaagttttcaaaatatctGAATAAATTTATAATCTAAAGCAGAATCATAAACCAGAAAATTATGTGAATTATGATCTCACAAGCaggcaggttaaagtttttacaTTTCACCAGCAGCAATTTAAAGTTATTACATTTCACTAGTAGGCAGTTTAAAGTTATTATATTTCAGCAGCAGGCAGgttaaagttataaaaaatattacatttcacCAGCAGGCAGGTTAAAGTCATTACATTTCCATTTGCAAAGAAGATATACCGCATAAAAATTGCCTCAATGGCAGAAATGCAACAACTTTGCTGAAAAAGTGTTTGCCTTTATTTCCCTAAATGCCTAAGCAAGCTCTTAACAACTacgaaaaacatttttcatgtcATATAGTGAAGAATTtaatatatactagtagatcATTCCTCTTTTCGATTGACTcatcaattttattattaacagcGGTTATCAAATAACCATAAATATAGTAAAAACAGTTGTTAGTACGCTGAACCAAAATGGCTAAATATCTGACCCAAAATTCATCTGCGATTTGTAAGACAATAGGCCTATGGGCCAagacggtcacctgagtacatgtacaacagCCCTTAACTTTCGCATTTTAAGCTTCATATAGGAGTGTAAACCCTAAATCGAATCTACTATGACTGTTTCATCTGCCTTttaatattcaaagtttttaaaacgtTTATTCATAAAGGAGTATGGAGAGGGTAGGGTCGGAGGGATCTAAAATTATCTATACCCAAGCTCCAGGTACCGAGAATTTGGTTAAAAGTGACACGCAGTGATATGCGTACGGTTTATGTGTACAAACTTACAACGCACaggaaataaaagaatttttgtAAACAGAACACGTTTAATCTAAAATAGTCAAATGACAATTTACCTTGTGGTTTTCAAGATAaatttaaaactgtaaaattgtGAATGGACGACGGCTTCATGAGCACCAGCTTCATGCATTCCAATTATCTACCACTACTGTGGAGGCTGAGAAGAACATTTCTAAGactgaatatattttcattataagCATGAAACAGGGGCtataaattacacaatttagagagcttcatgaacatcattaccatgcattcagtttatctcaaatatatatatgagtAGGAGGGGGGGGGATTTTATAAGATTTAACACAGTTTCACCTTACGGCCATATTAGCCCCATCTTAGGGTCTGAAACCCTGACCTAAGACCCATGAATTCCACAGTTTTGATAAAGGGATAGACACTTCGAGGACACCATAACCATACATTTAGTCCATTTTCAACATGTCttaaacttcaatttcactgtttatttccttatt is part of the Crassostrea angulata isolate pt1a10 chromosome 3, ASM2561291v2, whole genome shotgun sequence genome and encodes:
- the LOC128179079 gene encoding uncharacterized protein LOC128179079 produces the protein MGVVDGFKSASIFGKIAFILLAVASFCIIIAFTCTGWGESNENAGGGFQMHWGLWRRCTEEETSTSPCSPLDGWANDWWAFAQAASCFGFFGILVSFFLVILYLFVDSCKGNGEVATGAAILCLVTGVIQLIGCIVFGVEFDDVYYDRTVGGVRLEYWLSYAFGMAIVAALLEIVAGVLLILECKKGGGTSASG